A genomic segment from Nitratiruptor sp. YY08-10 encodes:
- a CDS encoding HAMP domain-containing sensor histidine kinase: MARIRYKIFDLLDTVLKNSEFYAFWLLYIISVVILFVVGYFGLNLVPLPLLIGFLLLLALLFGFFLIKYSFVPLKKRNLHLEKMLEETLHELNIPIATIKANCSMLEKSCHEEKAGRRIKRIEKALVQLMELYEEVEYLIKKEILQPKPQVFDAKEVIEERIEFFEDLLRHKNLQIELHPLKISIAKVGFKKMFDNLLSNAIKYSPKGSVIKIVLKDSLLQIEDEGKGIDEKDLIKIFERYYQENEEQEGFGIGLAMVKEFCDENGIGVYIDSKPGHGTKITLDLKKVCL, from the coding sequence TTGGCAAGGATTCGATACAAAATATTCGATCTATTGGATACCGTTTTGAAAAATAGCGAGTTTTACGCCTTTTGGTTACTTTACATTATATCGGTCGTCATTTTATTCGTTGTTGGATACTTTGGACTCAATCTTGTGCCACTGCCACTGCTTATCGGTTTTCTATTGCTGTTGGCACTGCTGTTTGGTTTTTTTTTGATTAAATACTCTTTTGTTCCTCTCAAAAAGAGAAATCTTCATCTTGAAAAGATGCTTGAGGAGACGCTTCATGAACTCAATATCCCAATCGCAACTATCAAAGCCAATTGTTCTATGCTTGAGAAGAGTTGTCATGAGGAAAAAGCAGGGCGAAGAATAAAGAGGATTGAGAAGGCTTTGGTACAGTTAATGGAACTGTATGAAGAGGTGGAGTATTTGATCAAAAAAGAGATTTTACAGCCTAAACCACAGGTTTTTGATGCAAAGGAGGTGATTGAAGAACGCATAGAGTTTTTTGAAGATCTCCTTCGTCACAAAAATCTTCAGATAGAGCTGCATCCACTCAAAATATCAATCGCCAAGGTGGGATTTAAGAAGATGTTTGATAATCTTTTATCAAATGCTATAAAATATAGTCCTAAAGGCTCAGTGATAAAGATCGTTCTCAAAGATTCTCTTTTACAGATTGAAGATGAGGGAAAAGGAATCGATGAAAAGGATCTCATTAAAATATTCGAGCGTTACTATCAGGAAAATGAGGAACAAGAGGGTTTTGGTATCGGTTTGGCCATGGTAAAAGAGTTTTGTGATGAAAATGGTATAGGTGTCTATATTGATTCTAAGCCTGGACATGGAACAAAAATAACATTGGATCTAAAAAAGGTTTGTTTATGA
- a CDS encoding glycosyltransferase family 39 protein, whose translation MPKRSSWILIAIIFVSFYATLGYYPLFNLDEGAFSEATREMLASGNFITTYLNGDLRFDKPILIYWLQAVSASLFGLNEFAMRLPSAIAATIWALLIYRFSKRFFDEQTAFWATLFMVGSLQISIIAKAAIADALLNMFIASSMFCFYLYSSTKEKKYLYATFAFIGFGTLTKGPVAILIPLAVSFLFLIKNVRFWLKSVFNPVGIVIFVLIAAPWYLAEYFDQGEKFIQGFLLKHNLSRFAGKAMEGHAGSIFYYIPIMLIGLLPFTSIFIKSLQYIKNWLDSPVKRYLAIWFLFVFIFFSFSHTKLPHYIIYGYTPLFILMALFFQKMQSNFWLLFPFNLFNLLFFSLPFFRKEILSTIKRGSYEYYIVQGLHFGWDYILFFGLSLLTGIFLLRTSKEKATIIAAFLTVIGLNFFVAKVYADAAENPIKEAALFAKKQGFSVVMDGINAPSFAFYLYKITPKRAPKNGEIVFTKRNHMKAYKNFDILFEKNGVALLQIKENK comes from the coding sequence ATGCCCAAACGCAGTAGCTGGATATTAATAGCAATTATTTTTGTAAGCTTTTACGCCACTCTTGGCTATTATCCTTTATTTAATCTCGATGAAGGGGCTTTTAGCGAAGCGACCAGAGAGATGCTGGCATCGGGAAACTTCATCACGACCTATCTCAATGGGGATCTCCGATTTGATAAACCGATTTTGATCTACTGGCTACAGGCTGTAAGTGCTTCGTTGTTTGGTCTCAATGAATTCGCCATGCGCCTGCCAAGTGCCATAGCTGCAACGATATGGGCTCTGCTTATCTATCGTTTTTCAAAAAGATTTTTTGATGAGCAGACAGCCTTTTGGGCTACACTTTTCATGGTCGGATCTTTGCAAATCTCCATCATCGCAAAAGCAGCAATTGCCGATGCATTGCTGAATATGTTCATCGCTTCGAGTATGTTTTGTTTCTATCTCTACTCCTCCACCAAAGAGAAAAAATATCTTTATGCGACATTTGCTTTCATAGGATTTGGAACACTGACGAAAGGACCTGTTGCCATCTTGATTCCCTTGGCAGTCAGCTTTCTTTTTTTGATCAAAAATGTGCGATTTTGGCTCAAAAGCGTGTTCAATCCAGTGGGAATCGTTATCTTTGTGCTGATAGCTGCACCGTGGTATTTGGCAGAGTATTTTGATCAAGGAGAAAAATTTATCCAGGGCTTTCTCCTCAAGCATAATCTCAGCAGATTTGCCGGAAAAGCGATGGAGGGACACGCAGGAAGTATATTCTATTACATCCCTATTATGCTCATAGGGCTTTTACCCTTTACATCAATTTTTATTAAATCTTTACAATATATCAAAAACTGGCTCGATTCGCCTGTAAAACGGTATCTTGCCATCTGGTTTCTATTTGTTTTTATCTTTTTTTCCTTTTCTCATACGAAACTGCCTCACTATATCATCTATGGATATACGCCTCTTTTTATCTTGATGGCTCTTTTTTTTCAAAAAATGCAATCCAACTTTTGGCTTTTGTTTCCATTCAATCTTTTCAATCTCCTCTTTTTTTCTCTGCCATTTTTTCGAAAAGAGATTCTTAGTACAATAAAACGTGGTTCGTATGAATATTACATCGTCCAAGGACTCCATTTTGGCTGGGATTACATTCTCTTTTTTGGCCTATCCTTGCTTACGGGTATTTTCTTGCTTCGCACTTCAAAAGAGAAAGCGACCATTATTGCAGCGTTTTTAACTGTAATCGGTCTCAATTTTTTTGTCGCAAAAGTGTATGCCGATGCAGCTGAGAATCCCATCAAAGAGGCTGCTCTTTTTGCAAAAAAACAAGGATTCAGTGTAGTGATGGATGGTATCAATGCCCCTTCTTTTGCCTTTTATCTCTACAAAATTACACCAAAAAGAGCTCCAAAAAATGGGGAGATTGTGTTTACAAAACGAAACCATATGAAAGCCTACAAAAATTTCGATATACTTTTCGAAAAAAATGGAGTCGCACTCCTACAAATCAAGGAGAACAAATGA
- a CDS encoding DUF2249 domain-containing protein, with amino-acid sequence MREIVLDTREFEPPAPMQMVLSELQTVLPGESFLHQIHRLEPQMVFNRIKPMGIEYIVKKRDSDYHIYYFYPEDKAKVVELIDV; translated from the coding sequence ATGCGAGAGATCGTATTGGATACGAGGGAATTTGAACCCCCAGCACCTATGCAGATGGTTTTAAGTGAACTGCAAACGGTATTGCCAGGGGAGAGCTTTCTCCATCAAATCCACAGACTCGAACCACAAATGGTCTTCAATCGTATCAAACCTATGGGGATCGAGTATATTGTCAAAAAGAGAGATTCAGATTATCATATCTACTATTTTTATCCCGAAGACAAAGCAAAAGTAGTGGAGCTAATCGATGTTTAA
- a CDS encoding biopolymer transporter ExbD, with protein MRIKRFDQINVIPFIDIMLVLLVIVLTTATFIAKGVIPIDLPKAGSAKELPVKKIDISITKDGTIYLEKEKVDTRLLVQKLKTYNTKSSILIRSDKNAKFETFIEVLDLLKSNGYNNIAVETVK; from the coding sequence ATGAGGATTAAACGCTTTGATCAAATCAATGTCATTCCTTTTATCGATATCATGCTCGTGCTATTGGTGATTGTTCTGACCACGGCTACATTCATCGCAAAAGGTGTTATTCCTATCGATTTGCCAAAAGCGGGAAGTGCCAAGGAACTGCCGGTAAAAAAGATAGATATCTCCATTACCAAAGACGGGACCATTTATTTAGAAAAAGAGAAAGTTGATACACGTTTGCTTGTACAAAAACTAAAAACGTACAATACCAAGAGTTCCATTTTGATACGGAGTGACAAAAATGCAAAGTTTGAAACGTTTATTGAAGTACTGGATCTTTTAAAAAGTAACGGATATAACAATATCGCTGTTGAAACAGTCAAATGA
- the exbB gene encoding TonB-system energizer ExbB, whose translation MSIMQHLKEIIDYGIIGTLAVMSFVSVWLTIERWFFYRGVDVSKYENKEALEIDITNNLSTIATIASSAPYIGLLGTVLGIILTFYTMGQSGIVNTKEIMIGLALALKATAMGLVVAIPATMFYNYLVRRVEVLLAKWDIVHED comes from the coding sequence ATGAGTATTATGCAGCATCTCAAAGAGATTATTGATTATGGCATTATAGGTACACTGGCAGTGATGAGTTTTGTGAGTGTTTGGTTGACGATCGAACGCTGGTTTTTTTACAGAGGTGTCGATGTGAGCAAATATGAAAATAAAGAGGCATTAGAGATCGATATAACCAACAATCTCTCGACAATAGCGACAATTGCCTCTTCCGCTCCCTATATTGGCCTGCTTGGAACGGTTCTAGGTATTATTTTGACTTTTTATACCATGGGACAAAGTGGCATTGTCAATACAAAGGAGATCATGATAGGACTGGCATTGGCACTCAAAGCGACAGCCATGGGATTGGTTGTTGCTATTCCGGCAACTATGTTTTACAACTATCTCGTGCGAAGAGTAGAAGTGCTCCTTGCAAAATGGGATATCGTCCATGAGGATTAA
- a CDS encoding energy transducer TonB, with translation MRRSFFITLFLYFVFFSFLYAFFDTFLEIPKSKIVSVTKLQIVHPPKPASKCQCAMMKAKVQKQIQKKSRPKKRVEEKKKPKKRVIQKKIKKKPIRKIVKKPVKKRKVQKRASLIKKCSTKKKQPTASVVKKKLLPSKIVKQESFKKKEIKICKNDTVLQADKIKKEKLVKPSYNQRYIDQYLSKIRQIILEYRYYPRIARRTRKEGLVKVSLKLFPDGSVKEMHIIQSSGHSILDRAALQTVQKASVHFPKPSQPVKLTIPLEYRLR, from the coding sequence ATGAGACGCTCTTTTTTTATAACACTTTTTTTGTATTTTGTTTTCTTCTCTTTCCTCTACGCTTTTTTTGATACATTTTTGGAAATTCCCAAAAGCAAGATAGTCAGTGTTACAAAATTGCAGATCGTTCATCCTCCAAAACCTGCATCAAAATGTCAATGCGCTATGATGAAAGCAAAAGTGCAAAAACAGATACAAAAAAAGAGCCGGCCAAAGAAGAGAGTAGAAGAGAAAAAAAAGCCGAAAAAAAGGGTCATACAGAAAAAAATCAAGAAAAAACCGATTCGTAAAATTGTGAAAAAACCTGTAAAAAAGAGAAAAGTACAAAAAAGAGCCTCTCTTATCAAAAAATGCAGCACCAAAAAGAAACAACCAACTGCGTCAGTTGTGAAAAAGAAACTATTACCTTCTAAAATTGTGAAACAAGAGAGTTTCAAGAAAAAAGAGATCAAGATTTGTAAAAATGATACAGTATTGCAGGCAGATAAAATAAAAAAAGAGAAGCTTGTGAAACCTTCCTATAATCAACGATATATTGACCAATATTTGAGCAAAATTCGTCAAATTATCCTTGAATATCGCTACTATCCGAGGATCGCACGGAGAACGAGAAAAGAGGGGTTGGTAAAAGTTTCATTGAAACTCTTCCCCGATGGCTCAGTCAAGGAGATGCACATCATCCAATCAAGTGGTCACTCCATTTTGGATCGCGCGGCACTGCAAACAGTTCAAAAAGCATCTGTTCATTTTCCAAAGCCATCTCAGCCAGTGAAACTGACTATCCCTTTGGAATACCGCCTCCGTTGA
- a CDS encoding phosphatase PAP2 family protein, with protein sequence MVYSLLALFAALLSYFFFDIVIAQYFHTHSFAFFKTITYLGNAVPYLLFGLGIYLLYRKKDPLFAKKGLFLIFAIILSGIVTTLLKITIGRPRPKIYFHEHLYNPQLFQFKAAYWSMPSGHTTTIFAAMVALGFIYPRYRYFFWIVAILVGLSRVVLTQHFLSDVIVGALIGSLCAIWLHTRMFDAQTQ encoded by the coding sequence ATGGTATATAGTCTTTTAGCGCTTTTTGCAGCGCTTCTAAGCTATTTCTTTTTCGATATTGTGATCGCGCAATATTTTCATACCCACTCTTTTGCCTTTTTCAAAACAATCACCTACCTTGGCAATGCCGTACCCTACCTGCTTTTTGGTTTAGGAATCTATCTTCTGTATCGGAAAAAGGATCCGCTATTTGCAAAAAAGGGTCTTTTTTTGATCTTTGCCATCATTTTGTCTGGAATCGTTACGACACTTTTAAAAATCACAATCGGAAGGCCAAGACCAAAAATCTATTTTCACGAACATCTGTACAATCCTCAATTGTTTCAATTTAAAGCTGCCTACTGGTCTATGCCATCTGGTCATACTACAACTATTTTCGCTGCAATGGTTGCGTTAGGATTCATCTATCCAAGATATCGTTACTTTTTTTGGATTGTTGCAATTTTGGTAGGTCTCAGTCGCGTTGTTCTTACACAACATTTTCTCAGCGATGTGATTGTCGGAGCACTTATTGGCTCACTGTGTGCCATTTGGCTTCATACAAGGATGTTTGATGCCCAAACGCAGTAG
- a CDS encoding response regulator transcription factor — protein sequence MSNKILLVEDDRLFSETLQEFLEEEGFAVDVARTMQDAIELHYANRYDLLLLDVMLPDGDGFTLLKELRSIEDMTPAIFITSKKQKNDIKEGFLLGGDDYLTKPIDLEELLWRIGAILRRVHHDAVIEIDGYYFYPEQFVLKKGNEIIDLKQKELQLLHLFLKNRKKVVTKEQIFQTLWSHEEIISEGSLRVYISTLKKIFGKDSIQNIRSIGYRFEK from the coding sequence GTGTCCAATAAAATCCTGCTTGTAGAGGATGACAGGCTCTTTAGCGAAACGCTGCAGGAGTTTTTGGAAGAGGAGGGCTTTGCTGTCGATGTGGCTCGTACAATGCAAGATGCGATAGAGTTGCACTATGCCAATCGGTATGATCTGCTTTTATTGGATGTGATGCTTCCGGATGGAGACGGGTTTACGCTGTTGAAAGAACTGCGAAGTATAGAGGATATGACGCCAGCCATATTTATTACTTCAAAAAAGCAAAAAAACGATATCAAAGAGGGTTTTTTGTTGGGAGGCGATGATTATTTGACAAAGCCCATTGACCTGGAGGAACTGCTATGGCGAATCGGGGCAATTTTACGAAGGGTGCATCATGATGCAGTCATAGAAATTGACGGATATTACTTTTATCCGGAGCAGTTTGTGTTGAAAAAAGGGAACGAGATTATTGACTTGAAGCAAAAAGAGCTGCAGCTTCTGCATCTTTTTTTGAAAAACAGAAAAAAAGTGGTGACCAAAGAGCAGATCTTTCAAACACTATGGAGTCATGAAGAGATTATCAGTGAAGGTTCTTTGCGGGTGTATATATCGACACTGAAAAAGATTTTTGGCAAGGATTCGATACAAAATATTCGATCTATTGGATACCGTTTTGAAAAATAG
- a CDS encoding hemerythrin domain-containing protein, which translates to MIKEYMTEDHRACDNLYAPVEEAISQGDFEKALELFTPFKKAMLRHFAMEEEVLFPKMEEFIGGGEGPIYVMKMEHNQIRSILDQMGEAISAKDKQKALGFGETFMIMTQQHNMKEEQILYTMAENLPLDKEAIMHDMQKVKV; encoded by the coding sequence ATGATAAAAGAGTATATGACCGAAGATCATAGAGCCTGTGACAACCTCTATGCCCCTGTGGAAGAAGCAATCAGCCAAGGGGATTTCGAAAAAGCCTTGGAGCTTTTTACACCATTTAAAAAAGCGATGCTCAGACACTTCGCTATGGAAGAAGAGGTCCTTTTTCCAAAGATGGAAGAGTTTATCGGAGGTGGTGAAGGTCCAATTTATGTGATGAAAATGGAGCATAACCAAATCAGAAGTATCCTTGATCAGATGGGAGAAGCCATCAGTGCAAAAGATAAGCAAAAGGCGCTTGGTTTTGGTGAAACTTTTATGATCATGACTCAGCAACATAATATGAAAGAGGAGCAGATTCTCTATACTATGGCAGAAAATCTGCCCTTAGACAAAGAGGCTATCATGCATGATATGCAGAAGGTGAAAGTCTAA
- the pyrC gene encoding dihydroorotase, protein MQITLQSPLDMHLHVRDGAMLQTVAPLSAKSFSGAIIMPNLVPPVTDIEMAKSYKKRIEEAIGEERFEAYMTLFFKPSYDYQFLQEAKPYITAIKLYPAGITTNSQDGVDNFSIEALAPTLEAMSELGIPLCVHGETNGFVMDREAEFIPIYEKIARRFPNLKIIMEHITTKEAVDALMRYENLYATITLHHLYITLDDVAGGLLRPHLFCKPIAKRPEDRMALRKVAFMAHPKVMFGSDSAPHPRDKKEAPGCAAGVFTAPIALQALAQIFEEAGVLENLQAFVSDNARKIYDIQPPKKNVVLEKEPFEVPSSYNDVVPMFAGERLSWRIASVQ, encoded by the coding sequence ATGCAAATAACTCTGCAATCCCCCCTGGATATGCATCTGCATGTAAGAGACGGTGCAATGCTTCAAACGGTGGCACCACTTTCAGCAAAAAGTTTCAGCGGCGCAATCATTATGCCAAATCTTGTACCGCCTGTAACCGATATAGAGATGGCAAAGTCCTACAAAAAAAGGATTGAAGAAGCTATTGGCGAAGAGCGGTTTGAAGCCTATATGACCCTTTTTTTCAAACCCTCGTATGATTATCAATTTTTACAAGAGGCAAAACCATATATTACTGCGATCAAACTCTATCCTGCTGGAATTACCACCAACAGTCAAGATGGCGTGGATAATTTCAGTATCGAAGCCTTGGCACCTACACTGGAAGCGATGAGCGAACTCGGGATTCCCCTTTGTGTGCATGGTGAGACAAATGGTTTTGTGATGGATAGAGAAGCGGAGTTCATCCCGATCTATGAAAAAATTGCTCGAAGATTTCCGAATCTAAAAATCATTATGGAGCATATCACGACGAAAGAGGCGGTTGATGCCTTGATGAGGTATGAAAATCTCTATGCCACTATAACGTTGCATCATCTTTATATCACTCTTGATGATGTTGCAGGAGGACTATTACGGCCGCATCTGTTTTGCAAGCCTATCGCGAAACGTCCTGAAGATAGAATGGCTCTCAGAAAAGTAGCCTTTATGGCCCATCCGAAAGTGATGTTTGGCAGTGACAGTGCTCCTCATCCAAGAGACAAGAAAGAGGCTCCAGGATGCGCAGCGGGAGTTTTTACAGCGCCGATCGCTTTGCAAGCGCTTGCTCAAATCTTTGAGGAGGCTGGTGTTTTGGAAAACTTACAAGCTTTTGTGAGTGACAATGCACGAAAGATTTATGATATTCAACCACCGAAAAAAAATGTGGTTCTTGAAAAGGAGCCTTTTGAGGTGCCATCAAGTTATAATGATGTGGTTCCTATGTTTGCAGGAGAGCGACTTTCTTGGAGGATAGCGAGTGTCCAATAA
- a CDS encoding NAD-dependent epimerase translates to MKILVTGTAGFIGFHLAKRLLERGDEVVGIDNINDYYDVRVKYGRLKELGFEEEEFAFGKKYVNSKYPKHTFYRIDLADKAALEKVFEDEYPQKVCHLAAQAGVRYSLTNPDAYIQSNFVGFANILECCRHHEVEHLAYASSSSVYGLNERMPFSVEDNVDHPISLYAASKKSNELMAHTYSHLFNIPTTGLRFFTVYGPWGRPDMALFLFTKAILEDKPIDVFNYGKMKRDFTYIDDIVEGVVRVIDNPPKPDPCWSARRPNPASSKAPYRVYNIGNGSPVELMDFIEAIEKTLGKKAKKNLLPIQPGDVPATWADTYALEHDLGYKPSTPIEEGVKKFIEWYRNFYGI, encoded by the coding sequence ATGAAAATTTTGGTTACAGGAACGGCAGGATTTATAGGCTTCCATCTGGCAAAAAGATTACTTGAGCGAGGTGATGAAGTTGTAGGAATTGACAATATTAACGACTACTATGATGTACGAGTCAAATATGGGAGACTCAAGGAATTGGGATTTGAAGAAGAAGAGTTTGCGTTTGGCAAAAAATATGTAAACTCCAAATATCCTAAGCACACCTTTTACCGAATAGATTTAGCTGACAAAGCGGCGCTTGAAAAGGTCTTTGAAGACGAATATCCTCAAAAGGTATGCCATTTGGCAGCTCAGGCCGGCGTACGCTACTCTCTTACAAATCCCGATGCTTACATTCAAAGTAACTTTGTCGGATTTGCAAATATCCTAGAATGCTGCAGGCATCATGAAGTGGAGCATCTAGCCTATGCAAGCAGCTCCAGCGTCTATGGTCTCAATGAACGTATGCCTTTTAGCGTTGAAGACAATGTAGACCATCCTATCAGTTTGTATGCAGCGAGCAAAAAAAGCAACGAACTCATGGCCCATACCTACAGCCATCTTTTCAATATCCCAACGACGGGCTTACGCTTTTTTACCGTATATGGTCCATGGGGAAGACCCGATATGGCTCTGTTCCTCTTTACAAAAGCGATTTTGGAGGATAAACCGATCGATGTATTTAACTATGGAAAAATGAAAAGAGATTTTACCTATATCGATGATATCGTTGAAGGTGTCGTACGAGTCATCGACAATCCTCCAAAACCGGATCCATGCTGGAGTGCGCGACGTCCAAATCCTGCAAGCTCCAAAGCACCGTACAGAGTCTACAATATCGGTAATGGCAGCCCTGTGGAGCTTATGGATTTTATAGAAGCAATTGAAAAGACTCTTGGAAAGAAAGCGAAAAAAAATCTGTTGCCGATTCAACCAGGTGATGTACCGGCAACCTGGGCAGATACATACGCACTGGAACACGATCTTGGCTATAAACCCTCTACTCCTATAGAAGAGGGAGTGAAAAAGTTTATTGAATGGTATCGAAACTTTTATGGTATATAG
- a CDS encoding phosphomannomutase/phosphoglucomutase, whose product MKSIFREYDIRGIFQKELNVDIVKKIGYFLAQEIKGEYIAVGYDARLSSPTLFSWLASGINKAGKKVLGMGMVPTGVNYFSNFTSFEIEGKKVTPSASVMITGSHNPPEYNGFKITVDKKPFFAKQIKELGQKVLSSDISIEDNDAYYAIPAKEQYIDFMLKEFDHLKGFDQKIALDCGNGVAGIVLEPILNALEFDYFGLYCEPDGTFPNHHPDPSEEKNLKDLKKALKYADIGFAYDGDADRIAVLTKKHNFKGDELAIIFARYMENPIVIGEVKCSQVMYDEINKRGRAIMYKTGHSNLKEKIAEVGADFAAEVSGHLFFNDRYFGYDDAIYATFRVIELIHQGTDLDKEIESLPRVYNTPEIKVGTTEECKFKIIEALKQALQNPPAGFPSIKEIIDVDGLRIVFEDGWALVRASNTTPILVTRFEAKSEEEAKEYEEKVMELVEKIKDKICK is encoded by the coding sequence ATGAAATCGATTTTTAGAGAATACGATATAAGAGGCATTTTCCAAAAAGAGCTGAATGTTGATATTGTCAAAAAAATCGGCTATTTCCTTGCACAAGAGATAAAAGGAGAGTATATTGCAGTAGGATATGATGCAAGACTCTCTTCACCAACGCTTTTTTCGTGGCTTGCAAGTGGAATCAATAAGGCTGGGAAAAAAGTTCTTGGTATGGGGATGGTACCAACAGGTGTGAACTATTTTAGTAATTTTACAAGCTTTGAGATCGAAGGGAAAAAGGTAACGCCCTCTGCATCAGTGATGATTACCGGATCTCACAATCCTCCCGAATACAATGGGTTTAAAATAACAGTGGATAAAAAGCCCTTTTTTGCAAAGCAGATCAAAGAGCTTGGACAAAAGGTATTAAGCAGCGATATTTCGATAGAAGACAACGATGCATACTATGCAATTCCAGCTAAAGAGCAGTATATCGATTTTATGCTCAAAGAGTTTGACCATCTCAAAGGATTTGATCAAAAAATAGCACTTGATTGTGGCAACGGTGTTGCGGGGATTGTATTAGAGCCGATTTTGAATGCATTGGAGTTTGACTATTTTGGACTTTACTGTGAGCCAGATGGAACCTTTCCAAACCACCATCCTGATCCAAGTGAAGAGAAGAATCTGAAAGATCTCAAAAAAGCTTTGAAGTATGCAGATATCGGTTTTGCTTATGATGGTGATGCGGACAGAATAGCGGTGCTGACCAAAAAGCACAATTTCAAAGGGGATGAACTTGCCATTATTTTTGCCAGATATATGGAAAACCCCATAGTTATCGGCGAAGTGAAGTGTTCGCAAGTGATGTATGACGAGATTAACAAAAGAGGTCGAGCGATTATGTATAAAACGGGTCATAGCAACCTTAAAGAGAAGATTGCTGAGGTGGGTGCCGATTTTGCCGCAGAAGTGAGTGGACATCTCTTTTTCAATGACAGGTATTTTGGATATGATGATGCAATCTATGCGACGTTTCGAGTCATTGAACTGATTCATCAAGGCACCGATCTTGATAAAGAGATTGAAAGTCTGCCGCGAGTATATAATACACCGGAGATCAAAGTAGGAACGACAGAAGAGTGTAAATTTAAAATTATAGAAGCATTGAAGCAAGCTTTGCAAAATCCCCCTGCCGGTTTTCCATCTATTAAAGAGATTATAGATGTGGATGGACTGCGCATTGTTTTTGAAGATGGATGGGCACTCGTTCGAGCCAGCAACACAACGCCGATTTTGGTTACACGGTTTGAAGCAAAGAGTGAAGAAGAGGCAAAAGAGTATGAAGAAAAAGTAATGGAACTGGTTGAAAAGATAAAGGATAAAATATGCAAATAA